One part of the Anaerohalosphaeraceae bacterium genome encodes these proteins:
- a CDS encoding class II aldolase/adducin family protein yields the protein MPERNTVSDSPSVLLETITALSHRFGTPDYVCGGGGNTSAKNESTLWVKPSGTTLAGLRPDLFVPIRRSRLAALYTTTPPQEPSAREQLVKEVMTAAVLDGAAGRPSVESPLHDSLSARYVVHTHPALVNGMTCAKDGRAACRRLFPEALWMDYVDPGYTLCMAVRNEVERFEKEHGRQPEMIFLKNHGVFVAADTPEQIDRLYEEIFRRLEAEYARAGLSTKMEPGPLPEGFDREGAFARIRSVFGSDAAGIAAAGFFQPPAGPLTPDHIVYARSFPLTAEPTPEALEAYRRRYGCTPQILVWNNVVFGLGSTEKKAALALELALNGALVVHLAEAFGGVEYMSEPARRFIEGWEVETYRSRQIQ from the coding sequence ATGCCTGAAAGGAACACCGTGTCTGATTCGCCGTCTGTTTTGCTGGAAACGATTACCGCCCTGTCGCATCGGTTCGGCACGCCGGATTATGTCTGCGGGGGCGGCGGCAATACCTCCGCCAAGAATGAAAGCACGCTGTGGGTCAAACCCTCCGGCACGACGCTGGCCGGCTTGAGGCCCGATTTGTTTGTGCCCATCCGCCGCAGCCGTCTGGCCGCCTTGTACACGACCACTCCGCCGCAGGAGCCGTCCGCCCGCGAGCAGCTGGTTAAGGAAGTGATGACGGCGGCGGTTCTGGACGGGGCCGCCGGACGTCCGTCGGTCGAGTCGCCGCTTCACGATTCGCTGTCGGCCCGCTACGTGGTTCATACGCATCCGGCCCTGGTGAACGGGATGACCTGCGCCAAAGACGGTCGGGCGGCCTGTCGGCGGCTTTTCCCAGAGGCCCTCTGGATGGATTATGTGGACCCGGGCTATACGCTCTGTATGGCGGTTCGAAACGAGGTGGAGCGGTTTGAGAAGGAACACGGTCGGCAGCCGGAGATGATTTTTCTGAAAAATCACGGGGTGTTTGTCGCCGCCGATACGCCGGAGCAGATCGACCGGCTGTATGAGGAGATTTTCCGGCGTTTGGAGGCCGAGTATGCCCGGGCGGGGCTTTCGACGAAAATGGAGCCGGGCCCGCTGCCGGAGGGATTTGACCGTGAAGGGGCCTTTGCCCGGATTCGGAGTGTTTTCGGGTCGGATGCCGCCGGCATTGCCGCCGCCGGGTTTTTCCAGCCGCCCGCCGGTCCGCTGACGCCCGACCATATCGTCTATGCCCGCTCGTTTCCGCTGACAGCGGAGCCGACGCCGGAGGCCCTCGAGGCGTATCGCCGCCGTTATGGGTGCACGCCGCAGATTCTCGTCTGGAACAATGTTGTGTTCGGTCTGGGTTCTACGGAAAAAAAGGCAGCCCTGGCGCTTGAGCTGGCCCTGAATGGGGCGCTGGTGGTGCATCTGGCGGAGGCGTTCGGCGGGGTCGAATATATGAGTGAGCCGGCCCGGCGATTTATCGAGGGCTGGGAAGTGGAAACCTATCGAAGCCGGCAGATTCAGTAA
- a CDS encoding L-rhamnose isomerase, which yields MEKTIEQAYALAREQYAQLGVDTEKALEQLAGIPISLHCWQGDDVGGFERAGAELSGGGIQATGNYPGKARTLEELRMDLDKALSLIPGRHRLNLHACYLDNGGRFVDRDQIELRHFQSWIDWAKERRMGMDFNPTFFSHPKAADGFTLSHPDKAIRQFWIEHGIRCRRIGAEMGRQLGSATVTNVWIPDGFKDIPADRTAPRERLKESLDAVFAEKLDPRCNLDAVESKLFGIGAESYTVGSHEFYLGYAVSRQKLLCLDAGHFHPTEVISDKISSVLAFVPGLLLHVSRPVRWDSDHVVILDDELRAVAREIVRSGRLDRIHIGLDFFDASINRIAAWVIGSRNLLKALLTALLEPADTLRQFEGRFDYTARLAWMEMLKTMPWSAVWEYYCLKNNVPSERGWLEEVRRYETDVLRKRNS from the coding sequence ATGGAAAAAACAATCGAACAGGCGTATGCCCTCGCCCGTGAACAGTATGCCCAACTTGGGGTGGATACGGAAAAGGCCCTCGAGCAGCTGGCCGGAATTCCGATTTCGCTTCACTGCTGGCAGGGGGATGATGTCGGCGGGTTTGAGCGGGCCGGCGCGGAACTGTCCGGCGGCGGGATTCAGGCCACGGGCAATTATCCCGGCAAGGCCCGCACCCTCGAGGAGCTGCGGATGGATTTGGACAAGGCCCTGTCGCTGATTCCGGGCCGGCACCGGCTCAACCTGCACGCCTGCTATCTGGATAACGGCGGCCGGTTCGTGGACCGCGACCAAATCGAGCTGCGGCATTTCCAGTCCTGGATTGACTGGGCCAAAGAACGGCGGATGGGGATGGATTTCAACCCGACTTTCTTTTCGCATCCGAAGGCCGCCGACGGATTTACGCTCAGCCATCCGGACAAGGCGATTCGTCAGTTCTGGATTGAGCACGGCATCCGCTGCCGGCGCATCGGGGCGGAGATGGGCCGTCAGCTGGGTTCGGCGACCGTAACCAATGTCTGGATTCCCGACGGCTTTAAGGACATTCCCGCCGACCGCACGGCCCCGCGGGAGCGTCTGAAGGAGTCGCTGGACGCCGTTTTTGCGGAGAAACTTGACCCGCGATGCAATCTGGATGCGGTGGAGTCGAAACTGTTCGGCATCGGGGCGGAAAGCTACACCGTCGGCTCGCACGAGTTTTATCTGGGCTATGCCGTCTCGCGGCAAAAGCTGCTTTGTCTGGATGCGGGGCATTTTCATCCGACGGAGGTCATTTCGGACAAAATCTCTTCGGTGCTGGCCTTTGTGCCGGGCCTTTTGCTTCACGTGAGCCGTCCCGTGCGGTGGGACAGCGACCATGTGGTGATTCTGGATGACGAGCTGCGGGCCGTGGCCCGCGAAATCGTCCGCTCCGGCCGTCTGGACCGGATTCATATCGGGCTGGACTTTTTCGATGCGAGCATCAACCGCATTGCCGCCTGGGTCATCGGCTCGCGCAATCTGCTCAAGGCCCTGCTGACAGCGCTGCTGGAGCCGGCGGACACCCTTCGTCAATTCGAGGGGCGGTTCGATTACACGGCTCGGCTGGCCTGGATGGAGATGCTCAAGACGATGCCCTGGTCCGCCGTCTGGGAGTATTATTGTCTGAAAAACAACGTACCGTCCGAGCGCGGCTGGCTG